A region of Streptomyces sp. TG1A-60 DNA encodes the following proteins:
- the ybaK gene encoding Cys-tRNA(Pro) deacylase yields MAKKPKKKQQAGGTPATVALSAAGVEFTVHAYEHDPAHPSYGEEAAEAMGVSPERVFKTLVADVDGALVVAVVPVAGSLDLKSLATAVGGKRAAMADPALAERTTGYVRGGISPLGQRKKLRTVLDASADTHATVCVSAGRRGLEVELSPMDLLKLTEATSAPIARA; encoded by the coding sequence ATGGCGAAGAAGCCGAAGAAGAAGCAGCAGGCGGGCGGCACCCCCGCGACCGTGGCTCTGAGCGCGGCGGGCGTGGAGTTCACCGTCCACGCCTACGAGCACGATCCGGCCCACCCGTCCTACGGTGAGGAGGCGGCCGAGGCGATGGGCGTCTCCCCCGAGCGGGTCTTCAAGACCCTGGTGGCGGACGTGGACGGCGCGCTCGTCGTCGCGGTCGTGCCGGTGGCCGGGTCGCTGGACCTGAAGTCCCTGGCGACGGCGGTCGGCGGCAAGCGCGCGGCGATGGCCGACCCCGCCCTCGCGGAGCGCACGACGGGCTATGTCCGGGGCGGCATCTCCCCGCTCGGCCAGCGCAAGAAGCTCCGCACCGTGCTGGACGCGTCGGCGGACACCCACGCCACGGTCTGCGTCTCGGCCGGCCGCCGCGGCCTGGAGGTCGAGCTGTCCCCGATGGACCTCCTGAAGCTCACGGAAGCGACCTCCGCGCCCATCGCCCGCGCATGA
- a CDS encoding LON peptidase substrate-binding domain-containing protein, with the protein MTTVRLPLFPLNSVLYPGLVLPLNIFEERYRAMMRELLKTPEDQPRRFAVVAIRDGHEVAPSVSGMPDTTALPDRGPTAGFGDEPTKAFHSVGCVADAATIRERDNGTYEVLATGTTRVRLLSVDTSGPFLVAELEELEEDAGDEAGALAEGVLRAFRQYQKRLAGARERSLSTGADLPDEPAVVSYLVAAAMMLDTPAKQRLLQAPDTASRLRDELKLLRAESAIIRSLPSLPASELTRTPTSLN; encoded by the coding sequence GTGACCACCGTCCGGCTGCCGCTCTTCCCCCTGAACTCGGTGTTGTACCCGGGGCTCGTGCTTCCTCTGAACATCTTCGAGGAGCGCTATCGCGCCATGATGCGCGAGTTGCTGAAGACCCCCGAGGACCAACCCCGCCGCTTCGCCGTCGTGGCCATCCGCGACGGCCACGAGGTCGCGCCGAGCGTATCCGGAATGCCGGATACGACGGCCCTGCCCGACCGGGGCCCGACGGCGGGCTTCGGCGACGAACCGACGAAGGCGTTCCACTCCGTGGGCTGCGTCGCGGACGCTGCCACCATCCGGGAGCGCGACAACGGCACATACGAGGTCCTCGCGACCGGCACCACCCGGGTGCGTCTGCTCTCGGTGGACACCTCGGGTCCGTTCCTCGTGGCGGAGCTGGAGGAGCTGGAGGAGGACGCCGGTGACGAGGCGGGCGCGCTCGCGGAGGGTGTGCTGCGGGCGTTCCGCCAGTACCAGAAGCGCCTCGCGGGTGCCCGGGAGCGTTCCCTGTCGACGGGGGCGGACCTCCCGGACGAGCCGGCGGTCGTCTCGTACCTGGTCGCCGCGGCGATGATGCTGGACACCCCCGCCAAGCAGCGGCTGCTGCAGGCCCCCGACACCGCGTCCCGGCTGCGCGACGAGCTGAAACTCCTGCGCGCCGAGTCCGCCATCATCCGTAGTCTGCCGTCGTTGCCCGCGTCGGAGCTGACGCGGACTCCGACAAGCCTCAACTGA
- a CDS encoding ABC transporter ATP-binding protein: MSTRTAQAIRHGGDVVCSVRGLTKTYPASRGRRGTPGTPEVRANDAVALEVRRGEIFGLLGPNGAGKTTLVRQLTGLMRPDDGTVDILGHDIVRHPERAARILAYLGQESSALDELTVALAAETTGRLRGLDVRRARAERDAVLAELGLTGLASRPLKKLSGGQRRLACFATALVGERPLLVLDEPTSGMDPVARRAVWAAVDRRRAESGTTVLLVTHNVIEAETVLDRVAVLDEGRVIACDTPAGLKEKVAGEVRVELVWREKAPLDVPEVAALRPRAVESGRLWTLRLAPEEARAVVATVTGGAAFVALDDFTLATPSLEDVYLALGGSTGSAQGLIKG, from the coding sequence GTGAGTACGCGTACGGCACAGGCGATCCGGCACGGTGGGGATGTCGTGTGCTCTGTGCGGGGGCTCACCAAGACGTATCCGGCGTCGCGGGGGCGGCGGGGGACGCCGGGCACCCCCGAAGTGCGGGCCAACGACGCGGTGGCGCTGGAGGTCCGGCGCGGCGAGATCTTCGGGCTGCTCGGGCCCAACGGGGCGGGCAAGACCACGCTGGTACGGCAGCTGACCGGGCTGATGCGGCCCGATGACGGCACCGTCGACATTCTGGGCCACGACATCGTGCGGCACCCGGAGCGGGCCGCGCGGATCCTCGCCTATCTGGGGCAGGAGTCGAGCGCCCTCGACGAGCTGACCGTGGCGCTGGCCGCGGAGACCACCGGGCGGTTGCGCGGACTCGACGTACGGCGGGCGCGGGCCGAGCGCGACGCGGTGCTGGCGGAGCTGGGGCTGACCGGGCTCGCCTCGCGCCCGCTGAAGAAGCTGTCCGGCGGGCAGCGGCGGCTCGCCTGTTTCGCCACGGCGCTCGTCGGGGAGCGGCCCCTGCTCGTGCTCGACGAGCCGACCAGCGGCATGGACCCGGTGGCCCGGCGGGCCGTCTGGGCCGCCGTCGACCGGCGGCGGGCCGAGTCCGGCACGACCGTCCTGCTGGTCACGCACAACGTCATCGAGGCGGAGACCGTGCTCGACCGGGTCGCCGTCCTCGACGAAGGGCGGGTCATCGCCTGTGACACCCCGGCCGGGCTGAAGGAGAAGGTCGCGGGCGAGGTGCGCGTCGAGCTGGTGTGGCGGGAGAAGGCCCCGCTGGACGTGCCCGAGGTCGCCGCGCTGCGCCCGCGTGCCGTGGAGTCCGGGCGCCTCTGGACGCTCCGGCTCGCGCCCGAGGAGGCGCGCGCGGTGGTGGCCACGGTGACCGGGGGCGCCGCCTTCGTCGCGCTCGACGACTTCACGCTCGCCACGCCGAGCCTGGAGGACGTCTATCTCGCGCTCGGCGGCAGCACGGGCAGCGCACAGGGGCTGATCAAGGGGTGA
- a CDS encoding DUF2567 domain-containing protein has product MTAPFSSPSPRPHHQPSDDPWAPPPTSGGNVGHLGYEPDQPSGPGLRTELTEAAVVTVVMALLGGAVLGVLWWWLAPHVPLVSDGSAVYFRDTEGEQAVGVDGTFTLLALGAGALSALVVFPLRRRGGVPLVVALTLGGLLGALLAWRLGVWLGPETDVAARAKELGEGVTFTAPLKLGAKGALLAWPLAGLLVHLGLTALFGPRDPDPDEAEQYKDGYGAPVGPPPAG; this is encoded by the coding sequence GTGACCGCACCGTTTTCCTCGCCTTCGCCGCGACCGCACCACCAGCCGTCGGACGACCCCTGGGCTCCGCCGCCCACCAGCGGTGGGAACGTCGGGCATCTCGGGTACGAGCCGGACCAGCCGTCCGGCCCCGGGCTGAGGACCGAGCTGACCGAGGCCGCCGTCGTCACCGTGGTCATGGCCCTGCTCGGTGGTGCGGTGCTCGGCGTGCTGTGGTGGTGGCTGGCGCCGCACGTACCGCTCGTCTCCGACGGGTCGGCGGTCTATTTCAGGGACACCGAGGGCGAACAGGCCGTCGGTGTCGACGGGACGTTCACCCTGCTGGCCCTGGGCGCGGGCGCCCTCAGCGCGCTCGTCGTCTTCCCGCTGCGCCGGCGCGGCGGTGTGCCCCTAGTGGTCGCGCTCACGCTCGGCGGGCTGCTGGGCGCCCTGCTGGCGTGGCGGCTCGGGGTGTGGCTCGGGCCCGAGACCGATGTCGCGGCGCGGGCGAAGGAACTCGGAGAAGGGGTGACGTTCACGGCGCCGCTCAAGCTCGGGGCGAAGGGGGCGTTGCTGGCCTGGCCGCTGGCGGGACTGCTCGTCCATCTCGGGCTGACCGCCCTGTTCGGGCCACGCGATCCCGACCCCGACGAGGCGGAGCAGTACAAGGACGGGTACGGCGCGCCGGTGGGGCCGCCGCCGGCCGGCTGA
- a CDS encoding NYN domain-containing protein, with amino-acid sequence MDRCIVLVDAGYLLGAAASLLAGEPSRSRITVDHAALIQGLRERAEADTDRPLLRIYWFDGAPDRVPQPEHRRLRVMPRVTVRLGALTRSDGRWAQKGVDAAMHAELTELARNRACSDVVLVTGDGDLLPGMMAAKEHGVAVHLWAVQAADGDYNQSEDLVAEADERRVLDRMWITKAVRAKDLGGVCAPPPVPRPEIAAILSAPLPESALAAAERASGEPEPAPAGRNGTEERAQAAAKGVPTPKDLAAMRGPGAHAAQHPATATLRWSSDKGWVDRPGGAAEPPEAAAMPTLAQLTTAEQRWADREEDITTVGGDPYEVGQVFARRWMARLTDQSHLQKLSGMYPRVPHRVDGELLRYAARFGLLAHKDDQIDEHDRYAIRAGFWREIDVRTGAEHAPAGER; translated from the coding sequence GTGGACCGCTGCATCGTCCTGGTGGACGCCGGGTATCTGCTCGGCGCGGCCGCCAGCCTCCTCGCCGGGGAACCCTCCCGCTCCCGCATCACCGTCGATCACGCCGCCCTCATCCAGGGGCTGCGCGAGCGTGCCGAGGCCGACACCGATCGCCCGCTGCTGCGCATCTACTGGTTCGACGGCGCCCCCGACCGCGTCCCGCAGCCCGAGCACCGCAGGCTGCGCGTCATGCCGCGGGTGACCGTCCGGCTCGGCGCGCTGACCCGCAGCGACGGGCGGTGGGCGCAGAAGGGCGTGGACGCCGCCATGCACGCCGAGCTGACCGAGCTGGCCCGCAACCGCGCCTGCTCCGACGTGGTCCTCGTGACCGGCGACGGAGATCTGCTGCCGGGCATGATGGCCGCCAAGGAGCACGGCGTCGCCGTACACCTGTGGGCGGTGCAGGCCGCCGACGGTGACTACAACCAGTCCGAGGACCTGGTCGCCGAGGCGGACGAGCGGCGGGTGCTCGACCGGATGTGGATCACCAAGGCCGTACGGGCCAAGGACCTTGGCGGGGTCTGCGCGCCGCCGCCGGTGCCGCGTCCGGAGATCGCCGCGATCCTGTCGGCGCCGCTGCCCGAGTCGGCCCTCGCGGCGGCCGAGCGGGCCTCCGGGGAGCCCGAGCCGGCCCCCGCGGGGCGCAACGGGACCGAGGAGCGGGCACAGGCCGCGGCCAAGGGCGTACCGACCCCGAAGGATCTCGCCGCCATGCGGGGGCCCGGGGCGCATGCCGCGCAGCATCCGGCGACCGCGACGCTGCGGTGGTCCTCCGACAAGGGATGGGTGGACCGGCCCGGGGGCGCGGCGGAACCGCCCGAGGCGGCGGCGATGCCGACGCTGGCGCAGCTCACCACAGCCGAGCAGCGGTGGGCCGACCGCGAGGAGGACATCACCACGGTGGGTGGTGACCCCTATGAGGTCGGGCAGGTGTTCGCGCGGCGGTGGATGGCGCGGCTGACCGACCAGTCCCATCTGCAGAAGCTGTCGGGGATGTATCCGCGGGTTCCGCATCGGGTGGACGGGGAGTTGCTGCGGTACGCCGCGCGGTTCGGGTTGCTCGCGCACAAGGACGATCAGATCGACGAGCATGACCGGTACGCGATCCGGGCCGGGTTCTGGCGGGAGATCGATGTGCGGACGGGGGCGGAGCATGCGCCGGCCGGGGAGCGGTAG
- a CDS encoding ABC transporter permease, translating to MGDSRSEEEQLDVSVVPAEILPGSTLAVEERVERGAVELGPRARLWPSLAAVYRAQLSRARVARIPLLFVATFQSIGIMILMRGVVDGGAEAHAVVAGSAVLVVAFVALNLLAQYFGQLRSSGGLDHYATLPVPPAAVVLGAAGAYASFTVPGTVVTAVFGCVLFGLPLTHLWVLAAVIPLAGAALAGLGAALGLLAPRPELATVLGQLGMSAALLLGVLPADRMPGFIQFARDLLPSTYGVEALARTFGPDPDWAFVLADLAVCAGVGGVSLAVATWAYRRAAVR from the coding sequence ATGGGCGACAGCCGAAGCGAAGAGGAGCAGCTCGACGTGAGTGTCGTACCCGCCGAGATCCTGCCGGGCAGCACCCTGGCCGTGGAGGAGCGCGTGGAGCGCGGAGCCGTTGAGCTCGGGCCCCGCGCGCGGCTGTGGCCGTCGCTCGCCGCGGTGTACCGGGCGCAGCTGTCCCGGGCGCGGGTCGCGCGTATCCCGCTGCTGTTCGTGGCCACCTTCCAGTCGATCGGGATCATGATCCTGATGCGCGGCGTGGTGGACGGCGGCGCCGAGGCGCACGCCGTGGTCGCCGGTTCGGCGGTGCTCGTCGTCGCCTTCGTCGCGCTGAACCTGCTGGCCCAGTACTTCGGGCAGCTGCGGTCCAGCGGCGGGCTCGACCACTACGCGACCCTGCCGGTGCCGCCGGCGGCGGTGGTGCTGGGCGCGGCGGGGGCGTACGCCTCCTTCACCGTGCCGGGGACCGTCGTGACCGCCGTCTTCGGCTGTGTGCTCTTCGGGCTGCCGCTGACCCACCTCTGGGTGCTCGCCGCCGTGATCCCGCTCGCCGGGGCCGCGCTCGCCGGACTGGGCGCCGCGCTGGGCCTGCTCGCCCCGCGTCCGGAACTCGCCACCGTGCTAGGGCAGCTGGGCATGTCGGCGGCGCTGCTGCTGGGAGTGCTGCCGGCCGACCGGATGCCGGGCTTCATCCAGTTCGCGCGGGACCTGCTCCCCTCGACGTACGGCGTGGAGGCGCTCGCGCGGACCTTCGGGCCGGACCCCGACTGGGCGTTCGTGCTCGCTGACCTCGCCGTGTGCGCGGGGGTGGGGGGCGTCTCGCTCGCGGTCGCCACCTGGGCGTACCGTCGCGCGGCCGTCCGGTGA